ACTTTGGCAAGGAGGTGTATGCTAGTATATTTGTATGAAATCTTTCAGGAActaaaatttcaatcaaaatggATGGAGCAGAATCAGTTCGTTCAGGGAGGAGTGACAGGTCAGAAAGGTCGCGCCGTAGTCATGGTAGCCACCATCATCACCGACATCACGGAAGTCGCCATCGTGGCACCAGCTCTGACCATGGAGGTCACCGCCCTGTGGAACGGAGCATGGATGAGCGTTCCGTGACCATCAAAACTCCAGGCAACATGTCGGATGCTGAGGACAGGATGATGGGAGAGGAGAGAATAGAGGTACAGGTCATCCCCCAGGACGACAACTGGGGAGACAATACCACAGCTATTACAGGTAGGATTTATTCCATTGGAAATTTACTTTATCAAATTTAACAGTTTTTCTTGTTAAAAAGGACCTTCCTGAAATCACATAATGTAATAATGCAtaaaattttttacaaatgCATTTAACCATAAATCAGTGAGTTGAAACTGTACAGGTTTAGTAAATATTTGAAGATGTTTTATGAGAAAACAACAGCAACCCAAAATTTCTTCTATCATAAATGaactaattaaacaaaaaaaatcaaagaattaaTAACATGATTTGTTTTCTCTAGGTAATACAAGTGAAACAGGATTTTCCATGGAGGACATGAGGGGAAAGTTTGGCAAGGAAAGCTTTGAAGAAACGATTGGAATTGGATGTGCACGATATGTTGGCACCACACTAGCCAGTATCTTGTCTGTGATAGCTTTCCTTTCACCAATAGCTATGGTGATTTTACCAAAACTTGGTATCAATGACTGGGATTCTGGTCCCTGTAAACCAGACTGTGAAGGACTTCTCATTAGCTTTGCtttcaaacttttaattttggCAATGGGAACATTTGCCTTGTTTTTCAGGCAACCCAAAGCCACCATGCCTCGTGTGTTTCTTTTCCGAGCAGTAGTTTTATTTCTCGTGTTTGTCCTGACTTTTGCCTTCTGGCTTTTCTATGGTGTCAGAATCATCAAGGAACAAACCTCTGCCAGGACTCCAACATCTCAGTCCATGACAGAGTATAAAGAGATTGTTCAGTTCGCTGTGTCGTTTGTCGATGCACTTTTATTCATCCATTACATTGCAGTCATTCTGCTAGAAATTCGTCAGTTGCAGCCTATGTTTGTTGTCAAAGTTGTCCGCTCTCCTGACGGAGAGTCCAAGTGTTACAGCATCGGTGCTCTTAGTATTCAGAGGGCAGCGGCTTGGATTCTGGAGCAATACTACAGGGACTTCATTGTCTACAATCCATACTTAGAAAACGCCTACAAAAAGCCGATCAAAATGTCAGGAATCAAGTTCTATGATATAGATGGAAATAACTCACAGAATGTACAGAGTCGATCCAGGGCAATATTTGCTGCAGCAGCTCGAAGGAGGGACGCAAGTCATAATGACAGGTGggatttgttaattttgttattacatgtacatagtcaTGTActgaaaaaataagtaaaaaaaccCGGCATTTATTGCTGAAATGAATTGACAGAGGTACCTGTAAAATCATAGTGCACTTTTATAGCAGAACTATTTTGTTATGTCAGTACCGGTAATTGAATGTTATGGCTAAGtatctttgaaaaaatcatgaaatttcagTAAAATTCTAAACACAGATTAATGGGATTGAATTCTCTGGTATTTGCAGATTTCATGAAGAAGAGGAGTATAGCAGACGAGTACGAAAGCGAAGGGCTCGTCTGATAGTGGCAGCAGAGGAGGCGTTTACCCACATCAAGCGTATGCAGGAGGAAGCAGGTATTTACAATAAGCCTGTTGTTAAGTActtgtaatattttgaaactCAAGCCAATCGGAAACAGATTGGTTTGGACTGTAAAGTAGGTAATGGGTAGTACTAAATTGCCCTCTGCTCTAAACTCTGCTGATGCTAAATGGGGTAAAAGCACTCTAGGAAAGTAATTGCTATTCATAATAATAAGATTGATATATATGttagtttatcaaaatatgactTGAAGGGAAGTTAATGTACTTTTTGGCTCTGGTGGTGTCCTAAATCTGTTatcttttatcatgtttatatggACTAAGACTTAATATATAATCATGAACAATGTCTACAGAATATGCAAACAGAAGGATACAAAAATTGCTTCATTAATTCATTGCAAATAAATACGTCTATGTACCGATACTCTTAATTTTGCTAACTGAACACATTGATTTAAATGCTGGCATTGGGGCAAAAAGatgataaaaacttttaaatctcACACACTTGCAAGTGTGAATTGTtcgataaaataaattgaagatTGCTAAATCGTGTCAATACAGGTATTGAATGAATGCTTGTGCACACCAGCTTCTGTATGGAATATCAACAGCACAGTCTTATTTCTTTAACTTACTAAAGATATGCTCAACACTGTGCTGAGGGGATTCAACACAATCATGGTAAACATTTGTGTTACTGTGGTCAGTGTTTTGGGTTGAAGGACAGGAAGGTTTATGGTCAGATAAGTAAGATTTACAAGGAGAAACCTGATGATGTGCTGATTCACAGGAAGTGACATCTAAATCTCTCTGTATTTCTTTTGATGGAGGGGTAGAACTTGCACAAGTGGTGTGTCCAGTCAAGTGGTAATTAGGGTCAAACAGGAAAGGCAGTCCTTGATAAAGAAAGGAATCCCTTGTACTGGTCACAGCCAGAttgaaaatgacacttaaaaTAAGAATAGAGTTAACTTAACAGTGTACATTCTTTAAATTATTGCAATAGAACGTTAAATTAGGGGCAGTATTGTTATGTGGTTTAgagttataaaaacaaaacacatataaaGCATCACCATATTGCCATCAATAATGAAAGCTAAATGCAGACCCTGCCTGTTCTGACAGCATGGATTGATATTTGCTGCTCTGTGCATTAGCATCTTTGCGGTAGACCTGATATTGCCATAGAATAAAAAAGAGACACAAAAAAACATAAGACTCATTAGCATCCTGGGATTTTGTTTCCTTCGTGCCTTGGTGTTTTagaagattaaaaataaaaggtcGTGTACAGGCATCACAAGGGCCCAACTGTTGTCTATGACAACAAGATTCAGTGATAGAGCAAATAGGAGTCAGGAGGAGAACAGAGTGGCTTAGCTGGGCTCCAAGAAAACAGCCTATGACTCATTGTTATCGATAGGCTGGTCATGCAAATGTTGGCCTGTTAGCTTGACAAGGTTTATGCACCTTTATGCTCAGAATATGCAGATGGTTTATATGATTTGATTTtggttgttttcattttaattgaagACAATTCCACTTCCTTTAGAAGTGTTTATGATCTGATTAAGACACTTTATCTCTCTGAGGAATTCTATCAAGGAAATACAAGTGTCTAATTCTATACATTTTATTCAATAGCCCCTAAACCAGTACATAGTATTAACAGataaattaacatatataacatggtttatctaaaattttccatgtttttttgtttattatttctatactttaattgatagtttaaaagaAGTAAAACTATGACCAAAACAAAGCCCCACATGCACATTTTCATGGTGGATCAtcatatttactttatattaaattacttggttataaaaaaaatcttgcaatTGATGGActagttgataaaaaaaatcagctttattAAGTTAAGTACGTTACATCTTTTCAAGATAGCTCCTATAACTATAAGCTATGCTATGAGTGTGAGACATGTTTACCTAACattattaaaatgaatcatGAGAAGATGGCcaaaaatattgcatgaaaagtCAAAGACCTTTTGTTGAAGGGCAGGCTTGTGAAAATTCATCATACCctgttttgatgaaaatgaagcCCAATGTAGGATCCACATAAAGCTGGAGAAATGATTGATATGGTTAGATATAATTAGTTCCCCCTCCTTTCTGTTTGATTCTGGCCTTGGAGTCTGACAGTGTGCTGTCTCCCACAAAGGTTCAACTTCATTATACACTACGTCTTTACTCTAAAGCTAGAAAGCAATGGAGCTTTATGAAGTTGGATGTAAAACACAAGACATAAAGGGATGGGGTTTTAATTAGATACGTCTGACATTCAAAGAAGCCCCGGCACAGGTAGAATGCGAGTGTGGTAGAAGTGCCGCATGGTTTTGGGGGAATACCTGGGGCTAGGCAATGCTGCTCTCTGCATGTACTCACTTTGTGTGCTGAATTAACATACAAATAGGAAGAATATCAGGGTAATTCATAGTGATAACACTCCCGCTTATAAGTAAGTGGAAGAAGGATCCCGAAGGGTTGTATTGAAGCAGTGTGGAGGAATTGTAGGGAAATTTAGAAGTCGGATCAACAAATATAAGGGGCTTTTTTCTTTGTATAATTTtacagtcaatttttttttggtaaattccAAAGAAGTTTAATGCTTGAAATAAAGGCACCCAGTCCTAGCAAAAATTTTCTAATAACCCTGAAGTTAAATGCTAGGATCGCTTAATGGGCACTTAACAGTTTTATATTCTCTTTCTATGCTAAATATTGATCGGGTTGATATAAAGAAATTCCATCCAGCACTTGCTTTTATTTAGACAGACTTTTAAACTACAAATAGAAAGGAATTAAATTTCAGCCCTAATGCAATACAATACACGTTAAGTGAAAGGTCAGAAATCAGAAGTGTGCAAGACCTAAAAATTATCTGACTTCctatcttcattttaagtgaTATTGATAAATGTGGTTAGCTCAGTGTCTGACTTCATCAgatgttatttttctgaacatACTTTTACCGTCATAACATTATTGTGACCCAGACAGGAATATTTGCATCTCCTCTAACATGCAAAGTCATACCTATTGAAAGATTTGTTCATCCATGCATTTATATATGGAAATAATTATTGTTGTATGGTATACGTAACCAGTAATCGCTGTCAGTGAGAAAATGAAATATCACAGTCAAAGGGGTGCGTTATTAATATAGATTAAGATGATTGCATTAACagtatgtatgtttattttcagGTGGAGCAGCCATTCCTATGGACCCCAATGAGGCCGCTCAAGCTGTATTTCCATCGATGGCACGTGCTCTACAGAAATATCTTCGCATAACCCGCCAACAACCCAGGTACACCATGGATTCCGTGCTCAACCACTTGGCCAGTTGTATAAGCCATGACATGACGCCAAAAGCCTTCGTAGAGC
The nucleotide sequence above comes from Magallana gigas chromosome 2, xbMagGiga1.1, whole genome shotgun sequence. Encoded proteins:
- the LOC105334359 gene encoding vang-like protein 2, with the protein product MDGAESVRSGRSDRSERSRRSHGSHHHHRHHGSRHRGTSSDHGGHRPVERSMDERSVTIKTPGNMSDAEDRMMGEERIEVQVIPQDDNWGDNTTAITGNTSETGFSMEDMRGKFGKESFEETIGIGCARYVGTTLASILSVIAFLSPIAMVILPKLGINDWDSGPCKPDCEGLLISFAFKLLILAMGTFALFFRQPKATMPRVFLFRAVVLFLVFVLTFAFWLFYGVRIIKEQTSARTPTSQSMTEYKEIVQFAVSFVDALLFIHYIAVILLEIRQLQPMFVVKVVRSPDGESKCYSIGALSIQRAAAWILEQYYRDFIVYNPYLENAYKKPIKMSGIKFYDIDGNNSQNVQSRSRAIFAAAARRRDASHNDRFHEEEEYSRRVRKRRARLIVAAEEAFTHIKRMQEEAGGAAIPMDPNEAAQAVFPSMARALQKYLRITRQQPRYTMDSVLNHLASCISHDMTPKAFVERYLAQGVVIMNDKEYKEVEKWILVSDQLLTRELEHNSMFQLRQNDISLLCTVKRLPHFNLTEEVINPKTNKFVLRLNSETSV